A genomic region of Colletotrichum destructivum chromosome 5, complete sequence contains the following coding sequences:
- a CDS encoding Putative mycotoxin biosynthesis protein UstYa → MSTRPHYELYAIVHGHLVSTINWLRLRLESLRSASQNHNEASYNALNKEEYDSDDLHPTIGRPPLTWRCLALGLAERLVWMLCSAVLLSVVVIQHFNTQMHSYETGFATDLAVATPHIAIQEIVYTGGVVRNDEGKLVLDHSGASTIYVGEPSAELDESWDRLESAIEITLQSHEAKTKDGQMLDTMQSEGEYRTSLDVVHSLHCLNQLRKVLYREYYFPNRPNEFFYTHMNHCIDHLRQALQCHADLTPLNYKWSEEHDRALPTWSSKHTCRDFDKMLRWDFTMTGKPLSETKEYKSHQGS, encoded by the exons ATGAGTACTCGACCTCACTATGAATTATATGCTATCGTTCATGGTCACCTAGTGTCCACGATCAACTGGCTTCGCCTCCGGCTCGAAAGTTTGCGATCCGCGTCACAAAACCACAACGAAGCCTCTTACAATGCACTGAACAAAGAAGAATATGATTCCGATGATCTTCATCCAACGATCGGTCGGCCTCCCTTGACGTGGCGGTGTTTAGCCCTAGGGTTGGCTGAACGCTTGGTGTGGATGCTTTGCAGCGCCGTTCTTTTGTCGGTCGTTGTGATCCAGCACTTCAACACTCAGATGCACTCTTACGAGACTGGTTTCGCCACTGATCTTG CTGTGGCAACACCACACATTGCGATCCAAGAGATTGTCTACACTGGCGGGGTTGTCCGCAATGACGAAGGAAAGCTTGTCTTGGATCACTCAGGGGCATCGACCATCTACGTCGGCGAGCCGTCAGCCGAACTAGACGAGAGTTGGGACCGACTGGAATCAG CCATCGAGATCACGCTTCAAAGCCACGAGGCCAAGACGAAAGATGGTCAGATGCTTGATACGATGCAATCTGAGGGCGAATATAGAACCAG CCTCGATGTCGTCCACTCACTCCATTGTCTGAACCAGCTGCGCAAGGTTTTGTATCGAGAATATTATTTCCCAAATAGGCCCAACGAGTTCTTCTACACACACATGA ACCACTGCATCGATCATCTGCGACAGGCCCTCCAGTGCCACGCTGATCTCACGCCGCTCAACTACAAATGGAGCGAGGAGCACGACCGGGCCCTGCCGACGTGGTCGTCTAAGCACACGTGCCGGGACTTTGACAAAATGTTGAGATGGGACTTTACAATGACAGGAAAACCTCTTTCAGAGACTAAAGAGTACAAGAGTCACCAGGGTAGCTAG